The genomic region CGGCCCAGGCCGCCAATGCAGGGGCAATGGCCAGCACCGGGCCGAGCAGGAACAGGGTCCGGCTCGCCGCGCTCGGAATGATGATTTCCTTCATCAGCAGTTTGACGCCGTCCGCCAATGGCTGCAGCAAACCTCGATATCCGACACGGTTCGGCCCCATACGCACCTGCATAAATCCAATCACCTTGCGCTCGGCCAAGGTCAGGTAAGCCACGGCACCCATCAGCGGGCCGACAATGGCAATGATCTTGAGCAGGTTCCAGGCCACAGGCCACAGCGGACCAAGCATGGTTTGCATTTCCGCGATCATGCAACCACCTCATCCGCCGGTTGCTCGACAGGAATGCGTTCCACCGAGATCTCGCCCAGCAAATCGCCCAAGCCCGCTGTTTGTGGCAAGGCACCAGGGACTCGCACACAGCCATGAGGCACCCGGGCATCGGCATGTGCTTCCAATACCGCGCTGCCATTGCCTTGCCTGACGAGGATACGCTCGCCTTCCTTGATGCCCAGTTTCTGCATCTGCTCGGGGTGCAGTGCCGCCAGCACAGCCTTCACGACATGGCGCGTTTTCTGCAACGGCGGCGAGCGGCGGACAATGCCGTCAGACTGGAATTGCGGGATTTCGCCCACACGCTGCAAGTCACTGTCGAGCTTGACCTTAACTTCGACATCAATCAGCTCGCGCAGATTATTGTTCAATGTACGCCAAACGACCGCCGAGGGTTTCTCGCCACAGAAAATCTCATTCTTGATCTGTTCGGTGCTGTCGAAATCGAAACGGCTCACACCGGCAAGATTGCCCAATACGCGCAACACCTTCCAGCCCGGACGGGCTTCGCCCAATGCCTTGGTCACGGCAGTGAAGCTCTGCACCCGGCCTTCCATGCTCATGAAAGTACCCGAGGTTTCGGTAAACGGCACAATGGGCAAAAGAATATCGGCATCCCGCTCCAGCGCGTCCGACCGGTATGCGGTCAATACCACGACGCATTCCGCCTGTTGCAGTGCATTGACTGCCAGGCTGGGATTACCGCAATCCAGCTCGGGCTCGACATTGACCAGCATGTAGGCCTTGCGTGGTGACTCCAGCATGGTGCGTGCATTCAGGCCGCCTGCCTTGGGCATGGCACCAACCAGGTTGGCGCCAACACTGTTCGCGCCAGCGCTCAATACGCCGAACGTCGCTCCGCACAGGGAGGCAATCGCCTCGGCCAGGCTATATATCTCGGTATAGCGAGGATGATGTTGGGAAATATTGCCCAGGAACACAGCAGAGCGCGGGCTGACCAAGTCCATGGTTTCACCGTGGCCCGTCAGGCTCAGGGCAATGGCCTTGCTGTTATCCCACACCCGGACACCTTCCAGCAGCTCGCTAAGGGATTTGGGCAGACACAGGGAAAGCCGCTCCATGCCGGAAACTGCCTTGAGAATCTGCGACAATACATTGACCATGTCGTTCGGGGAACAGATGGCCTTGTGCTTGACCGGGATCAAAGGGTCGTCATCAAGCGGGTTAACGACGGAAAGCTCCGCCCCATTGGCAACCGCACGTCGGATGCGTTGCGCCAGCAAGGGATGCTCATTGCGAAGGTTGCTGCCGATCACGAGGATGCGGTCCATTTCCTGCACCTCCGGGATGTTGCAGCCCATCCAGATCACACCCAGGCGTTTGCCGTCATGGCGGAAGTCTGCATGGCGCAGACGGTAGTCGACATTATCCGAGCCCAGGCCATTGGCAAACCTGGTAGCAAGATAAGCTTCTTCCATGGTGCTGTTGGGCGACACCAGCACACCCAGCGCATCCCCGCCCTCGTTGTTCACAATATCCTTGATCTGGCCTGCGGCCAGTTCGAGCGCAGTTTTCCAGTCGGTCTCATGCCAAACGCCATTGTGCTTGACCATGGGCACTTTGAGCCTGTCCGGACTGTTCAGGCCTTCGTAGGAAAAGCGGTCACGGTCGGACAACCAGCATTCGTTGATGGTCTCCTTCTCGCGCGGCAACACGCGCAGCACCTTGCCATCCTTGACATGGACCTCGATATGCGAACCCAGGCCATCATGCGGCGCAATAGAGGGGCGGCGAATCAGCTCCCAGGTCCGCGCCTTGTAGCGGAAAGGCTTGCTAGTCAAGGCGCCCACCGGACACAGGTCGATGATGTTGCCGGAAAGCTCCGAATCGACGCTTTTGTCGACGTAGGCAGTAATCTCGGCATGTTCGCCGCGGTTGATCAACCCCAGCTCCATCATGCCACCGACTTCCTTGAGGAAGCGCACGCAGCGGGTGCATTGGATGCAGCGCGTCATATCAGTGGCAACCAGCGGCCCGATATTCTTGTTGAGTACTACGCGCTTTTCCTCGGTATAGCGCGATGCAGGAGCGCCATAGGCCACTGCGATATCCTGCAGGTCGCATTCGCCACCCTGGTCGCAGATCGGGCAATCCAGTGGATGATTGATCAACAGGAATTCCATCACGCTCTGCTGGGCCTCCACTGCTGCCTTGGAGCGCGTGAATATTTTCATGCCGTCAGCCACAGGCGTCGCACACGCAGGCAACGGCTTATTGAACTTCTCCACCTGCACTAGGCACATGCGGCAATTGGCGGCGACGGAAAGTTTCTTGTGATAGCAAAACCGTGGAATGGGAATACCAAGCTGGTCCGCTGCATCAATGATGGTGGAACCGTGCTCTACTTCGACCTGCTTGCCATCAATCTCGATATTAAGCATAGGCTACCTCGGGCTGCGCCTGGCTTCGTCCTGCCAGGCCATCTTCCACCATGCTACGGCCATGACGGATGTAATATTCGAACTCGGGACGGAAATGCTTGATGAAACTCAATACCGGCGTGGCGGCGGCATCGCCCAGCGCACAGATGGTGCGGCCGGAGATATTGCTGCTGACATCCGTCAGCAAATCCAGATCCTCCATGCGCCCCTGTCCATCAACAATACGCTTGATGACGCGGTACAGCCATCCTGTGCCTTCCCTGCACGGCGTGCATTGCCCACAAGACTCCTCGTAGAAGAAATAGGACAGGCGCTTGAGGGTCTTCACCATACAAGTGGTTTCATCCATGACGATCATGGAACCCGCCCCCAGGCTCGACCCGGCCTTGGAAAGGCCATCGTAGTCCATGGTCGCCCCCATGATGGCTGAGGCAGGTAAAATGGCAGTTGACGGTCCTCCGGGAATGACGGCTTTCAACTGGCGTCCCTTCCATACACCGCCCGCCAGCGCCAGCAATTCGGTGAATGGGGTGCCCATGTTCACCTCGTAATTCCCGGGCTTCTCCACATGTCCCGAGACCGAAAAAATCTTGGTACCGCCTGAATTGGCGACACCAAGCTCCTGGAAGGCCTGTCCGCCGTGTTCCATGATCCATGGGATCGACGTATATGACTCGGTATTGTTGACGTTGGTTGGCTTACCAAACACGCCGTAGCTTGCTGGAAAAGGTGGCTTGAACCTCGGTTGCCCCTTCTTGCCCTCTATCGACTCGATCAATGCAGTTTCCTCGCCACAGATATAGGCACCGTAGCCATGCACTGCGTAAAGATCGAAACTGAAATCGGTATCGAACAGGCACTCCCCCAGATACCCAGCAGCGCGTGCCTCATCCAGCGCCGCCTCGAATATCTCGTATTCCCGCCAAATTTCCCCGTGGATATAGTTGTATCCTACCCGCGCGCCCAGCGTATAGGCCGCAATCGCCATGCCTTCGATGAGCTGGTGCGGGTTGTAGCGGATGATGTCCCTGTCCTTGAATGTTCCTGGCTCGCCTTCGTCGGTATTGCACACCAGATACTTGGTGCCATCGAAATAGCGCGGCATGAAGCTCCACTTGAGCCCGGTGGGGAAACCGGCTCCGCCACGTCCGCGCAATCCGGAAAGCTTGACTTGGCTGATGATCTCGGTGGCCTTGACCTTTTCCGTCACCAGCCGCTTCAATTGGGCATAACCGCCAAGCTTGAGGTAGGTCTCCAGCGAGGCAGGATGCTCGTGCCCGATGGTACGCAGGCACACCAGCGTTTGGGTAGCGCTCATTTTTCCAGGCCCTCCAATATCTGGTCCACCTTCTCTGGCGTCAGGAACTCATGCATCTCGGTATTGTTGATATGGAGCAGTGGCGCCCCGCCGCAGCATCCCATGCACTCGCCCTCGCGCAAGGTATATCGATTATCCGGCGTGGTTTCGTTGAAGCCGATGCCGAGACGCTTCTGCAAATGCGCCACGATTTCGGCCGAATCGCGTAGCATGCAGGAGATATTGGTACACACCGTGATCTTGTACTTGCCGACCGGCTCCAGTTCATACATGTTGTAGAAGGTAGCCACTTCCAGTGCGGCGATGGCAGGAATACCCAAGTAGTCGGCCACCTCGGAGATCGTCTCTTTCGACAGCCAGCCTTTCTCGGTCTGTGCAATCCGTAACGCGGACATCACTGCCGCCTGGCGATGCTCAGGCGGATATTTGGTCAACTCTCGGTCGATTCTGGCTAAAGACTCAGCAGACAAGCTCATCGGTCAATTTCTCCGAATACAATATCCTGCGTACCGATAATCGCCACCAGGTCGGCAATCATGTGGCCACGCGTCATTTCATCCAATGCCGCCAAGTGGGCAAAACCCGGCGCCCGTATCTTGAGGCGGTAAGGCTTGTTGGCCCCATCGGATATCAGGTAAATGCCGAACTCCCCCTTGGGGTGCTCGACTGCGGCATAGGCTTCGCCTGCCGGAACATGGAATCCTTCCGTAAACAGCTTGAAGTGATGGATCAAGGCCTCCATGTCATGCTTCATCTCTTCACGTGGTGGCGGTGCAACCTTGGTATTGTCGCTGATCACCGGTCCGGGATTCTTGCGTAGCCAGTCGATGCACTGCTTGATGATGCGATTGGACTGACGGAACTCCTCGATGCGCACCAGGTAGCGGTCATAACAGTCGCCATTCACGCCGATCGGAATATCGAAATCGAGCCGGTCATACACCTCGTAGGGCTGCTTCTTGCGCAAATCCCAGGCAACGCCACTGCCGCGCAGCATCGGTCCGGTCATCCCCAGGGCCATTGCGCGCTCTGGAGACACCACGCCAATACCTACGGTACGCTGCTTCCAGATACGGTTGTCGGTAAGCAGGGTTTCGTACTCGTCGACATAGGCTGGAAACCGATTGGTGAAATCCTCGATGAAGTCCAGCAGCGACCCCTGACGGTTCTCATTGAGCTGCTTGACATCCTCCTTGCTGCGCACCGTTGACTCTTCATACTGCGGCATACGGTCCGGCAAGTCACGATAGACGCCGCCGGGCCGATAGTAAGCCGCGTGCATGCGAGCGCCGGATACGGCTTCATAACAATCGAACAGGTCCTCACGCTCCCGGAACGCATAGAGGAACACCGTC from Methylobacillus flagellatus KT harbors:
- the nuoG gene encoding NADH-quinone oxidoreductase subunit NuoG, with translation MLNIEIDGKQVEVEHGSTIIDAADQLGIPIPRFCYHKKLSVAANCRMCLVQVEKFNKPLPACATPVADGMKIFTRSKAAVEAQQSVMEFLLINHPLDCPICDQGGECDLQDIAVAYGAPASRYTEEKRVVLNKNIGPLVATDMTRCIQCTRCVRFLKEVGGMMELGLINRGEHAEITAYVDKSVDSELSGNIIDLCPVGALTSKPFRYKARTWELIRRPSIAPHDGLGSHIEVHVKDGKVLRVLPREKETINECWLSDRDRFSYEGLNSPDRLKVPMVKHNGVWHETDWKTALELAAGQIKDIVNNEGGDALGVLVSPNSTMEEAYLATRFANGLGSDNVDYRLRHADFRHDGKRLGVIWMGCNIPEVQEMDRILVIGSNLRNEHPLLAQRIRRAVANGAELSVVNPLDDDPLIPVKHKAICSPNDMVNVLSQILKAVSGMERLSLCLPKSLSELLEGVRVWDNSKAIALSLTGHGETMDLVSPRSAVFLGNISQHHPRYTEIYSLAEAIASLCGATFGVLSAGANSVGANLVGAMPKAGGLNARTMLESPRKAYMLVNVEPELDCGNPSLAVNALQQAECVVVLTAYRSDALERDADILLPIVPFTETSGTFMSMEGRVQSFTAVTKALGEARPGWKVLRVLGNLAGVSRFDFDSTEQIKNEIFCGEKPSAVVWRTLNNNLRELIDVEVKVKLDSDLQRVGEIPQFQSDGIVRRSPPLQKTRHVVKAVLAALHPEQMQKLGIKEGERILVRQGNGSAVLEAHADARVPHGCVRVPGALPQTAGLGDLLGEISVERIPVEQPADEVVA
- the nuoF gene encoding NADH-quinone oxidoreductase subunit NuoF; the encoded protein is MSATQTLVCLRTIGHEHPASLETYLKLGGYAQLKRLVTEKVKATEIISQVKLSGLRGRGGAGFPTGLKWSFMPRYFDGTKYLVCNTDEGEPGTFKDRDIIRYNPHQLIEGMAIAAYTLGARVGYNYIHGEIWREYEIFEAALDEARAAGYLGECLFDTDFSFDLYAVHGYGAYICGEETALIESIEGKKGQPRFKPPFPASYGVFGKPTNVNNTESYTSIPWIMEHGGQAFQELGVANSGGTKIFSVSGHVEKPGNYEVNMGTPFTELLALAGGVWKGRQLKAVIPGGPSTAILPASAIMGATMDYDGLSKAGSSLGAGSMIVMDETTCMVKTLKRLSYFFYEESCGQCTPCREGTGWLYRVIKRIVDGQGRMEDLDLLTDVSSNISGRTICALGDAAATPVLSFIKHFRPEFEYYIRHGRSMVEDGLAGRSQAQPEVAYA
- the nuoE gene encoding NADH-quinone oxidoreductase subunit NuoE, with protein sequence MSLSAESLARIDRELTKYPPEHRQAAVMSALRIAQTEKGWLSKETISEVADYLGIPAIAALEVATFYNMYELEPVGKYKITVCTNISCMLRDSAEIVAHLQKRLGIGFNETTPDNRYTLREGECMGCCGGAPLLHINNTEMHEFLTPEKVDQILEGLEK
- a CDS encoding NADH-quinone oxidoreductase subunit D — translated: MAEIRNYTMNFGPQHPAAHGVLRLVLELDGEVIQRADPHIGLLHRGTEKLAENRTYLQSVPYMDRLDYVSMMVNEHAYVMAIEKLLGLEVPLRAQYIRVMFDEITRILNHLLWLGAHALDVGAMTVFLYAFREREDLFDCYEAVSGARMHAAYYRPGGVYRDLPDRMPQYEESTVRSKEDVKQLNENRQGSLLDFIEDFTNRFPAYVDEYETLLTDNRIWKQRTVGIGVVSPERAMALGMTGPMLRGSGVAWDLRKKQPYEVYDRLDFDIPIGVNGDCYDRYLVRIEEFRQSNRIIKQCIDWLRKNPGPVISDNTKVAPPPREEMKHDMEALIHHFKLFTEGFHVPAGEAYAAVEHPKGEFGIYLISDGANKPYRLKIRAPGFAHLAALDEMTRGHMIADLVAIIGTQDIVFGEIDR